In Pelosinus sp. UFO1, one genomic interval encodes:
- a CDS encoding AbgT family transporter, whose translation MNGMVTSPEEKISNGGFLKKLEIMGNKLPNPAILFLILIAILAVISAILSSLHVTAVHPMTHKPILIKSLLSQEGLHWILTEMIRNYINFPPLGMIMVLTLGIGLAEKVGMMDVAIKASIHSIPKKYVTFAIVFISFMSHLASDAAIVVVPPIAAMLFYSLGRHPFAGFAASLAAIYSGFTANLLIVTTDVLLSGITTQAAKIVDPNAVVTPIDNWYFMSFSVFYLSVLTTIITEKFVEPRLGAYKGIKEVTLEKPSLQQMNALRATGIAALIFIAILLVMLVPEGAILRNPETGAIAGSPFMKGIVPLLFLFLLTLGLTYGLKSGSIRNADNVISMMSESFKGLSGFLVMAFAIAQFIAAFGWTNIATLVATSGAEFLQSINMTGLPALLCFMLFGQFLGLFTASGSAVWALLSPVFVPMFMLLGYHPAFIQMAFRAGDGSLNTIGIVNPFLPLFLEGLGKYKSDAGIGTYLSLMVPYAISFLIMWYLLFIFWYLTGWPVGPGAPQRLW comes from the coding sequence ATGAACGGAATGGTAACTAGCCCAGAAGAGAAAATATCGAATGGTGGCTTTTTGAAAAAGCTTGAAATCATGGGAAATAAGCTACCCAATCCAGCAATACTGTTTCTTATACTAATCGCAATTCTTGCAGTTATTTCAGCCATTTTGTCATCACTTCATGTAACAGCTGTTCATCCGATGACCCATAAGCCGATATTAATAAAAAGTCTACTAAGCCAAGAAGGTTTGCATTGGATACTAACAGAAATGATTAGGAATTATATTAACTTTCCTCCGCTGGGTATGATTATGGTTTTGACTTTGGGAATTGGCCTTGCAGAAAAAGTTGGCATGATGGATGTTGCGATTAAAGCTTCTATTCATTCCATACCGAAAAAATATGTCACCTTTGCCATTGTGTTTATCAGTTTTATGAGTCATTTAGCATCAGATGCTGCGATTGTCGTTGTTCCACCGATTGCGGCTATGTTGTTCTATTCTTTGGGCAGACATCCATTTGCTGGGTTTGCTGCTTCCCTTGCTGCTATTTATTCTGGTTTCACAGCAAATCTTTTAATTGTTACAACAGATGTACTGCTTTCCGGAATTACGACCCAGGCTGCCAAAATTGTGGATCCTAATGCGGTGGTAACACCCATTGATAACTGGTATTTTATGAGTTTCTCGGTTTTCTATCTTTCCGTACTGACAACTATCATTACTGAGAAATTTGTTGAACCTCGTCTTGGTGCCTATAAAGGAATTAAAGAAGTTACGCTTGAAAAGCCTAGCCTTCAGCAAATGAATGCGCTGCGCGCCACTGGCATTGCAGCCTTGATCTTTATCGCAATACTGCTGGTGATGCTGGTTCCTGAAGGAGCTATACTAAGAAATCCTGAAACGGGAGCGATTGCCGGTTCGCCATTTATGAAAGGGATTGTACCTTTGCTCTTCCTGTTTTTACTCACCCTTGGTCTTACCTATGGACTTAAATCTGGTTCGATTCGTAATGCTGATAACGTAATTAGCATGATGAGTGAATCATTTAAGGGGTTGTCTGGATTTCTGGTCATGGCATTCGCCATCGCGCAGTTTATTGCTGCTTTCGGTTGGACCAATATTGCTACCTTAGTGGCGACGAGTGGGGCAGAATTTTTGCAAAGCATAAATATGACTGGTCTACCTGCATTGTTATGCTTTATGCTATTTGGTCAGTTCTTAGGTTTGTTCACTGCCAGTGGCTCTGCTGTGTGGGCACTTTTATCTCCAGTGTTTGTCCCAATGTTTATGCTATTGGGGTATCACCCAGCCTTTATTCAGATGGCATTCCGAGCAGGCGATGGCTCACTAAATACAATTGGAATCGTAAATCCCTTTCTGCCTCTATTTTTGGAAGGATTGGGTAAGTATAAATCGGATGCCGGGATAGGGACGTACTTATCGCTAATGGTGCCATACGCAATTTCTTTCTTAATCATGTGGTATCTATTGTTTATCTTCTGGTATCTGACTGGATGGCCAGTTGGACCAGGCGCCCCTCAGCGTTTGTGGTAA
- a CDS encoding M20 family metallopeptidase, with product MWDQRNNSDLAQQLVSWRRNFHRNPEVSWEEKRTSEIIVDALRDMGVEVQTFPNHFGICGIIRGKNPGPVVVFRTDMDALPITEANDVPYRSSNEGVMHACGHDGHMAIALGVAKLFSSYRKKLAGTIKIVFQPAEEAAPSGGAAVMIKEGVLDDADVIFGLHLWPDLPCGHIGVRPGPLMAASDRFTIKILGQGAHAGQPQNGVDSITIASDVIQGLGHIMSRQIDPLETATMSIGTIQGGERYNVIARKVVIDGTVRTLGENVRKEIPSKMKRLLDGMCASQGGEYTLDYQYGYPVLNNWAEPTEMVIDAAKQIAGAGTIHGNVKPVLASEDFGRYLTNIPGAYFWLGCAKDGEVHHSLHSPNFDINEDALLVGTQIMYQIGSIALTKYNKKEKLEDDEVVIHTVAN from the coding sequence ATGTGGGATCAAAGGAATAACTCAGATCTTGCACAACAGTTGGTATCCTGGCGTCGAAACTTTCATAGAAATCCAGAAGTGAGTTGGGAAGAAAAACGAACATCAGAGATTATTGTCGATGCTCTGCGCGATATGGGAGTGGAAGTGCAGACATTCCCTAATCATTTCGGAATTTGTGGTATTATTCGTGGAAAAAATCCCGGACCAGTTGTTGTATTTAGAACGGATATGGATGCGTTGCCTATCACCGAGGCGAATGATGTACCTTATCGTTCAAGCAATGAAGGTGTGATGCATGCTTGCGGTCATGATGGACATATGGCAATTGCACTAGGGGTAGCAAAGTTATTTTCTTCCTACCGTAAAAAACTCGCAGGAACAATAAAAATTGTATTTCAACCGGCCGAAGAGGCTGCTCCTTCTGGTGGTGCTGCAGTAATGATAAAAGAAGGTGTGTTAGATGATGCCGACGTGATTTTTGGACTGCATCTATGGCCCGATTTACCCTGCGGGCACATCGGAGTTCGGCCAGGTCCTTTAATGGCTGCGTCCGATCGGTTTACGATCAAGATATTGGGGCAGGGAGCTCATGCCGGACAGCCACAAAATGGGGTAGATTCAATTACAATTGCGTCCGACGTAATTCAAGGGCTTGGGCATATCATGAGTCGTCAGATTGATCCTTTAGAAACAGCTACCATGTCAATCGGAACCATTCAAGGAGGAGAACGTTACAATGTTATCGCCAGGAAAGTTGTAATTGATGGGACCGTTCGTACTCTCGGTGAAAATGTGCGAAAAGAAATCCCATCCAAGATGAAAAGATTATTGGATGGAATGTGTGCCTCCCAGGGAGGGGAATATACGTTAGACTACCAATATGGGTATCCTGTTTTAAATAATTGGGCAGAACCAACTGAAATGGTCATTGATGCTGCAAAGCAAATTGCAGGAGCTGGGACGATACACGGCAATGTAAAGCCTGTACTGGCTTCGGAGGATTTCGGGAGATACCTTACTAACATACCAGGTGCATATTTTTGGTTAGGTTGTGCGAAGGATGGCGAGGTACATCATAGCTTACATAGTCCTAATTTTGATATCAATGAAGATGCCTTACTGGTTGGGACGCAAATTATGTATCAGATAGGCAGTATTGCGTTGACGAAATATAATAAAAAAGAAAAGCTGGAAGACGATGAAGTTGTCATTCACACGGTAGCTAACTAA
- a CDS encoding bile acid:sodium symporter family protein: protein MITYLEKLAALICRYMTLWVIVASAIAFVNPAPFKLVGPYISYLLGVIMLGMGLTMSLKDFRLVLTRPKDVFYGVTFRYLIMPLAGFGVAKLLGLPPALAAGMVLLGAAPSGTGSNVMTYIAKGDTALSITVSSVNTILAPVLTPYIFLLLAGSMIPIDVTVLLIDIVKIVLIPVTVGVALHMAAPNLVEKIIKIVPAVSVVFIITILSSVVALNAAKMATVALVLCLAVILQNILGLTLGYYSSKSVGMSPKKSRAITFEIGMENSGLAVALALAHLDPMAALPAAVGAVWQYISGSILASYWSNRSPEEEEGTNKEVLLAE from the coding sequence ATGATTACGTATTTAGAGAAGTTAGCAGCACTGATTTGCAGGTATATGACACTCTGGGTGATAGTTGCCTCAGCCATCGCTTTTGTTAACCCTGCGCCCTTTAAACTCGTTGGTCCTTATATTTCCTATCTATTAGGTGTTATTATGCTGGGGATGGGGCTCACCATGTCCTTGAAAGACTTTCGTCTAGTTTTGACTAGGCCCAAGGACGTTTTTTATGGGGTGACTTTCCGCTATTTGATTATGCCGTTAGCGGGTTTTGGGGTAGCAAAATTATTAGGATTACCGCCAGCCTTAGCAGCGGGAATGGTGCTACTAGGAGCTGCTCCCAGCGGCACAGGTTCAAATGTTATGACCTACATTGCCAAAGGTGATACAGCCCTTTCTATCACCGTCTCCAGTGTGAATACAATTTTGGCACCAGTTTTGACGCCTTATATTTTTCTTCTATTGGCTGGATCAATGATTCCCATTGATGTTACTGTACTCCTAATTGACATTGTCAAGATTGTATTGATCCCTGTCACTGTTGGTGTTGCTCTGCATATGGCTGCTCCTAACCTAGTGGAAAAGATTATCAAGATTGTCCCCGCCGTGTCAGTAGTATTCATAATTACGATTTTGTCTTCCGTTGTGGCGTTGAATGCGGCAAAAATGGCAACGGTAGCCCTGGTTTTATGCCTTGCCGTTATACTGCAAAATATCTTAGGTTTAACCCTTGGCTATTATTCTTCGAAGTCGGTAGGAATGTCTCCCAAAAAATCACGAGCGATTACATTTGAAATTGGGATGGAAAATTCAGGACTTGCCGTTGCTCTTGCCTTAGCTCATCTTGATCCAATGGCAGCTTTACCTGCCGCTGTTGGTGCTGTTTGGCAATATATCAGTGGCAGTATACTAGCCAGTTATTGGTCAAATCGTTCACCAGAGGAAGAAGAAGGTACAAACAAAGAAGTCTTACTGGCAGAATAA
- the larA gene encoding nickel-dependent lactate racemase — translation MEKKIALKYGNEELILNIAEKNVLQIIESNPVIFDKTETEIIQAALEAPIGSERLADLVQQGERVCVVIPDITRAWQRTDLYLPFVVEELNRGGIRDEDILFICALGTHRPQTADEHKLLLGPKLADRFQVIDHDCQDQENLIYCGTTSFGTPVWLNKKAMECDHLVLTGGIVYHFLAGWSGGKKYVLPGISSYETVMKNHALSLNPTRGLGPHPDVRSGNDNTNLIHLDMLEAASFAKPTFLFNVVTAEGRIAGAVAGHYQAAHDKGRELIDAIDGVTIQEKADLVIASAGGSPKDVNLYQSIKTLINAREATKLGGTMIILTESPEGLGGNAEVQDMILGYDTVLEREDALRADYSISKYVGYYFCESADKFDLLLVSSLDPDLLKKANIKIVKTLDEALKLVYAKRGTDLKTHIMPHGANTLPRLV, via the coding sequence GTGGAAAAGAAGATCGCATTAAAGTATGGTAACGAAGAATTGATTTTGAATATTGCCGAGAAAAATGTTTTGCAAATAATTGAGAGCAATCCGGTTATTTTTGATAAAACGGAAACTGAAATCATCCAAGCGGCACTAGAAGCCCCGATTGGCAGTGAGCGGCTTGCCGATTTAGTACAGCAAGGAGAACGGGTTTGTGTAGTCATCCCGGATATTACCCGTGCTTGGCAGAGAACAGACTTATATCTCCCCTTCGTGGTTGAGGAACTGAATCGGGGTGGAATAAGGGATGAAGATATTCTTTTTATCTGTGCGCTGGGGACTCATCGCCCACAAACTGCGGATGAACATAAACTATTGCTCGGACCAAAATTGGCTGATCGGTTTCAGGTCATCGATCATGACTGTCAAGATCAGGAGAATCTGATCTATTGTGGTACGACTTCTTTTGGTACCCCGGTATGGCTCAATAAGAAAGCCATGGAATGTGACCACCTTGTTCTAACTGGTGGCATTGTTTATCATTTTCTGGCTGGATGGTCAGGTGGTAAAAAATATGTATTACCTGGTATTTCCTCCTATGAAACAGTTATGAAAAATCATGCTTTATCACTTAATCCAACTAGGGGACTAGGTCCCCACCCGGATGTACGTTCTGGTAATGATAATACCAACCTGATTCATCTGGATATGCTGGAAGCAGCTAGCTTTGCGAAGCCGACATTTCTCTTTAATGTGGTAACTGCTGAAGGGAGAATTGCAGGTGCTGTAGCAGGACATTATCAAGCTGCACACGACAAAGGACGGGAATTGATCGACGCGATTGATGGTGTGACCATCCAGGAAAAGGCAGACCTAGTTATTGCTTCAGCAGGTGGTAGCCCAAAAGACGTAAATCTCTATCAATCCATAAAAACACTGATTAATGCTCGTGAGGCAACAAAACTAGGTGGAACTATGATTATTCTGACCGAAAGTCCTGAGGGACTTGGTGGTAATGCAGAAGTGCAGGACATGATTTTGGGCTATGACACCGTTTTGGAGCGAGAAGATGCGCTGAGAGCTGATTATAGCATTTCAAAATATGTTGGCTACTATTTCTGCGAGTCGGCAGACAAGTTTGACCTTCTATTAGTTTCATCTTTAGATCCTGATCTGTTAAAGAAAGCAAACATTAAAATCGTCAAAACGCTGGATGAAGCGCTAAAACTGGTTTATGCAAAACGTGGAACAGACTTAAAAACTCATATCATGCCACATGGGGCAAACACTTTGCCTAGACTTGTATAA